The proteins below are encoded in one region of Cololabis saira isolate AMF1-May2022 chromosome 21, fColSai1.1, whole genome shotgun sequence:
- the LOC133422569 gene encoding zinc finger protein 239-like produces the protein QDRGQNQDQESSSRTKADSSSAGLQKHKAKERKNRRDKVLTTSPGLKVRKRIHTEEKLYSCEQCGRAFTRQDHLRSHQRIHTGEKPYKCDQCGAAFTDLGNLRSHQRIHTGEKPYKCDQCGAAFTRQGHLRRHQLIHTGDKPYRCDQCGAAFTTSGSLRSHQRIHTGDKPYRCDQCGAAFTMSGHLTSHQRIHTGEKPYKCDQCGAAFTRSGHLRSHQRIHTGFKGYRCDQCGAAFTEQSSLRRHQRIHTGEKPYRCDQCGAAFIEQGSLRRHQRIHTR, from the exons caggaccggggtcagaaccaggaccaggagtccagcagcaggaccaaagcggactcttcctccgctggtctgcag aaacataaagccaaagagagaaaaaataggagGGATAAAGTCCTCACCACTTCACCAGGCCTGAAGGTCCGAAAGAGGATTCATACTGAAGAGAAGCTGTACAGCTGTGAACAGTGTGGGCGagcttttacccgacaagatcatctaaggagtcatcagcgtattcacactggagaaaagccatacaaatgtgatcagtgtggggcagcttttaccgatCTAGgtaatctaaggagtcatcagcgtatccacactggagaaaagccatacaaatgtgatcagtgtggggcagcttttacccgacaaggTCATCTAAGGCGCCATCAGcttattcacactggggataagccttacagatgtgatcagtgtggggcagcttttaccacgtcaggtagtctaaggagtcatcagcgaattcacactggggataagccttacagatgtgatcagtgtggggcagcttttaccatgtCAGGTCATCTAacgagtcatcagcgtattcacactggagaaaagccatacaaatgtgatcagtgtggggcagcttttaccaggtcaggtcatctaaggagtcatcagcgtattcacactggatttaagggttacaggtgtgatcagtgtggggcagcttttaccgaacaaagtagtctaaggcgtcatcaacgtattcacactggagagaagccttacagatgtgatcagtgtggggcagctttcaTCGAGCAAGGTAgtctaaggcgtcatcagcgtattcacaccaGATAA